From a region of the Mauremys mutica isolate MM-2020 ecotype Southern chromosome 12, ASM2049712v1, whole genome shotgun sequence genome:
- the LOC123346578 gene encoding zinc finger protein 260-like, which translates to MQENYETVTSLGFSIPKPELITRLERGEEPWVPDLQACEERRLPRCPHTGAERGSENEDGNHHEEVPGEVEPQDTFVGGAEGNFPWCLEQAEAWGSWHRSERLLGNYPGKKVDESSHDGGGDKDSRAQQTTLKEETPWHYIQFGKEFIVRSQLVTHQTVHTGENPLLCLDRGESHSGEKPSQSLECRKCFISKTQIIRHQLSHTRERPHKCLDCGKSFIRRLHLVEHQAIHTGERPHKCLDCGKSFRRRSHLVYHETTHTGERPHKCLDCEKSFMKSADLVKHQALHTRERPQKCLDCGKIFLLRSHLVQHQAIHTGAKPHKCFDCERSFIQMSHLVEHQAIHTGERPHKCLDCGKSFMERSNLVKHQAIHTKERPHKCFECGKSFIRKSNLVEHQAIHTGERPHKCLDCGKSFIRKSHLVYHQTIHTGERPHKCLDCGKSFMKMSQLVKHQALHTGKRPHKCLDCGKSFIERSNLVQHQAIHTGKRPHKCLECGKSFRRKSNLVEHQAIHTGERPHKCLHCGKSFMRRSYLVQHQAIHTGERPHKCMDCGKSFLKSSDLVKHQAIHTGERPHKCLDCGKSFMKSSDLVKHQALHTGERPQKCLDCGRSFIQISHLVQHQALHTGERPHKCLDCGKSFVERSNLVKHQAIHTKERPHKCLECGKSFIRKSNLVEHQAIHTGERPHKCLDCGKSFIRRSHLVYHQTIHTGERPHKCLDCGKSYMKMSHLVKHQSIHTEEIPQVLGLALAVIPRWLGLMKEEQAHLGGGDKCSGSQTQVEQQHRKGNKMA; encoded by the exons atgcaggagaactatgagactgtgacctcgctgg GATTttccattcccaaacctgagctgatcACCCGGCTGGAACGAGGAGAAGAGCCATGGGTGCCCGATCTCCAGGCCTGCGAGGAAAGAAGGCTTCCGAGATGCCCCCATACAG gtgctgaGCGAGGGAGTGAGAATGAGGATGGGAATCATCATGAGGAAGTTCCTGGGGAAGTGGAACCACAGGACACCTTTGTGGGAGGAGCTGAAGGGAATTTTCCCTGGTGCTTGGAGCAGGCAGAAGCCTGGGGAAGTTGGCACAGATCAGAGAGGCTTCTGGGAAACTatccagggaagaaagtggatgaatCTAGTCATGATGGGGGAGGAGACAAGGATTCCAGAGCGCAGCAGACCACTCTCAAAGAAGAGACACCCTGGCACTACATTCAGTTTGGGAAAGAATTCATTGTGAGATCACAGCTTGTGACACATCAGACAGTCCATACTGGTGAGAATCCCCTTCTATGCTTGGACCGCGGGGAAAGCCACAGTGGAGAGAAACCGTCTCAATCCCTCGAGTgcaggaaatgtttcatttcgaaGACGCAAATAATTAGACATCAGTTAAGCCACACACgtgagagaccccataagtgcttggactgtgggaaaagtttcataagaaggttacaccttgttgaacatcaggcaatccacacaggagaaagaccccacaagtgcttggactgtgggaaaagtttcagaagaaggtcacaccttgttTATCATGAGacaacccacacaggagagagaccccacaagtgcttggactgtgagAAAAGTTTCATGAAAAGTGCAGACCTTGTAAAACATCAGGCCTTACACACAAGAGAAAGACCCCaaaaatgcttggactgtgggaaaattttcttactgaggtcacaccttgttcaacatcaggcaatccacacaggagcaAAACCTCACAAGTGCTTCGACTGTGAGAGAAGTTTCATACAGATGTCACACCTTGttgaacatcaggcaatccacacaggagagagaccccacaagtgcttggactgtgggaaaagtttcatggaGAGGTCAAATCTTGTTAAACATCAAGCAATCCACACAaaagagagaccccacaagtgctttgagtgtgggaaaagtttcataagaaaGTCAAACCTTGTTGAACATCAGGCcatccatacaggagagagaccccacaagtgcttggactgtgggaaaagtttcataagaaaGTCACACCTTGTTTatcatcagacaatccacacaggagagagaccccacaagtgcttggactgtgggaaaagtttcatgaaAATGTCACAGCTTGTTAAACATCAAGCATTACACACAGGAAaaagaccccacaagtgcttggactgtgggaaaagttttatagAGAGGTCAAACCTTGTTCAACATCAAGCAATCCACACAGGAAAGAGACCGCACAAgtgtttggagtgtgggaaaagtttcagaagaAAGTCAAACCTTGttgaacatcaggcaatccatacaggagagagaccccacaagtgcttgcactgtgggaaaagtttcatgagAAGGTCataccttgttcaacatcaggcaatccacacaggagagagaccccacaagtgcatggactgtgggaaaagtttcctgAAAAGctcagaccttgttaaacatcaggcaatccacacaggagagagaccccacaagtgcttggactgtgggaaaagtttcatgaaaagctcagaccttgttaaacatcaggcattacacacaggagagagaccccaaaagtgcttggactgtgggagaAGTTTCATACAGATCTcacaccttgttcaacatcaggcactccacacaggagagagaccccacaagtgcttggactgtgggaaaagtttcgtAGAGAGGTCAAATCTTGTTAAACATCAAGCTATCCACACAaaagagagaccccacaagtgcttggagtgtgggaaaagtttcataagaaaGTCAAACCTTGTTGAACATCAGGCAATTcatacaggagagagaccccacaagtgcttggactgtgggaaaagtttcataagaaggtcacaccttgtttatcatcagacaatccacacaggagagagaccccacaagtgcttggactgtgggaaaagttacaTGAAAATGtcacaccttgttaaacatcagtcaatccacacagaagagattCCACaggtgcttggact agcacTGGCTGTCATCCCcaggtggctggggctcatgAAGGAGGAACAGGCCCATCTGGGAGGTGGGGATAAATGCTCAGGCTCTCAAACCCAGgtggagcagcagcacagaa AAGGCAACAAGATGGCTTGA